Proteins from one Deltaproteobacteria bacterium genomic window:
- a CDS encoding formylglycine-generating enzyme family protein gives MERRVKCWPQHWGLIILTLVIFALLGRADQACPEPARLPPQYQNKLGMRLNLITGGSYLIGSPLEEPGRYLNEGPQHRVTLSPFYITATEITNAQYSRFLAASGCPAPLYWLDKNLNAPDQPVVGVSWHDAVAFAKWLSRETGETYRLPTEAEWEAAARGGLVGQPFPWGAAPPNARSHFRANYNPNTYADDGYRYSAPVGRFPANGYGLFDLAGNVAEWCQDWYEAAYYKQSPRENPPGPPSGRFRVLRGGSWYSRARDLRCACRQFAAPHNADGFIGFRLVRIIQP, from the coding sequence ATGGAGCGTCGGGTCAAATGCTGGCCTCAGCATTGGGGGCTGATCATCCTGACTCTGGTGATTTTCGCTCTATTGGGAAGGGCGGACCAGGCCTGTCCGGAACCAGCCCGATTGCCGCCGCAATATCAGAATAAGCTGGGGATGCGGCTGAATCTGATCACCGGAGGCAGCTACCTGATCGGCAGTCCTCTGGAGGAGCCAGGGCGCTATTTAAATGAAGGGCCTCAGCATCGGGTCACCTTAAGCCCCTTTTACATTACCGCCACCGAAATCACCAATGCCCAATACAGCCGCTTTCTGGCGGCCAGCGGCTGCCCGGCACCGCTCTACTGGCTGGATAAAAATTTAAATGCCCCGGACCAACCGGTGGTTGGGGTCAGCTGGCATGACGCAGTGGCCTTTGCTAAGTGGCTGAGTCGGGAGACTGGCGAGACTTACCGTTTGCCCACTGAAGCCGAATGGGAAGCCGCGGCCCGGGGTGGTTTGGTCGGGCAACCCTTTCCCTGGGGGGCAGCGCCGCCCAATGCCCGGAGCCATTTCCGGGCCAATTATAACCCGAACACTTACGCCGATGACGGCTATCGTTACAGTGCCCCGGTGGGGCGGTTTCCGGCCAATGGCTATGGCCTGTTTGATCTGGCCGGCAATGTGGCGGAATGGTGCCAGGATTGGTACGAGGCTGCGTACTACAAGCAGAGTCCCCGAGAGAACCCTCCGGGCCCCCCATCCGGTAGGTTCAGGGTGTTGCGGGGCGGTTCCTGGTATTCCCGGGCCCGGGATTTGCGCTGCGCCTGCCGCCAGTTTGCCGCCCCCCACAATGCGGATGGCTTTATCGGCTTCCGCCTGGTCCGAATTATCCAGCCCTAG
- a CDS encoding septal ring lytic transglycosylase RlpA family protein, protein MPKLIRLSLLVVFLLGVAGHRQITHQDEASGPCREAKAFVDKNHQGRRGDVGSEIGYPARVGMLPDPGANDAKVKNGQIMDQKCQNLPQTKKKRGRFVVASWYGPKFHGRTMANGQRFNMYALTVAHRTLPLGTELVLINPRNGKQVRVRVSDRGPYIHGRHLDVSYEVARKLHFVRRGVTRLQMQIIG, encoded by the coding sequence ATGCCGAAATTGATCAGATTATCCTTGCTAGTGGTCTTTTTGCTGGGAGTGGCTGGACACCGTCAGATAACCCACCAGGATGAGGCAAGCGGCCCGTGCAGGGAAGCCAAAGCCTTTGTTGATAAAAATCATCAAGGCCGACGTGGGGACGTCGGTTCCGAGATAGGCTACCCGGCCAGGGTTGGGATGTTACCCGATCCGGGGGCAAATGACGCCAAGGTAAAAAACGGCCAGATTATGGACCAGAAGTGTCAAAATCTTCCCCAAACCAAGAAAAAACGGGGCAGGTTTGTGGTAGCCTCCTGGTACGGGCCCAAGTTTCATGGGCGAACCATGGCTAATGGCCAGCGGTTTAATATGTATGCCTTAACCGTAGCCCATCGCACCCTACCCTTGGGCACCGAACTGGTTCTCATCAATCCCCGCAACGGCAAACAGGTCAGAGTGCGTGTCTCTGACCGGGGTCCTTATATCCACGGCCGTCATCTGGATGTATCTTACGAGGTCGCTCGTAAGCTGCATTTTGTAAGACGCGGCGTAACCCGGCTCCAAATGCAAATCATCGGTTAG
- the ftsH gene encoding ATP-dependent zinc metalloprotease FtsH, whose amino-acid sequence MARFSIWYIVMTLLVFLILQNYLIGRRVQTISYSEFRKLVDNQGVQDLVVYSDTITGKLTPAGVEFLAQERQDPEWVERLKQLGETEPAFSTVRLEDASLLERLDKQGIEYSARLEKTWLTSLLSWLLPMLLLVGIWIYFFRKIGAGPAGGLMTIGKSKAKIYVEGETKVTFKDVAGVEEAEEELKEIIEFLKNPAKFQVLGGKIPKGVLLVGPPGTGKTLLARAVAGEAKVPFLSLTGSDFVEMFVGVGAARVRDLFAQAQEKAPCIIFIDELDALGKARGLSPMGGHEERENTLNQLLSEMDGFDTRKGVIIMSATNRPEILDPALIRPGRFDRQILVDRPSLKGREEILKVHTGGVKMAPEVDLHKLAARTPGMVGADLANIVNEAALLAARRNKPAIEMVDFEEAIDRVVAGLEKRNRMMNPREKEIVAYHETGHALVAESLPTTDRVHRVSIIPRGIGSLGYTMQLPTEDRYLMTKSELEDRMAVLLGGRVGEELVFDEVSTGAQNDLYRATDIARSMVREYGMSEKLGPVTFERERRPLFLQTVLPPGSKDYSEGTAQEIDREVSALVEKAHHRARDILESKREILEKVAKILLEKEVLEGDELRELLNSVA is encoded by the coding sequence CTGGCTCGCTTCTCCATCTGGTATATTGTGATGACTCTGTTGGTCTTCCTGATCCTGCAGAATTACCTGATCGGCCGTCGGGTACAAACCATAAGTTATAGTGAATTTCGAAAGTTGGTCGATAACCAAGGTGTCCAGGACTTGGTGGTTTACAGTGACACCATTACCGGAAAGCTTACTCCGGCCGGCGTGGAATTTCTGGCCCAAGAGCGTCAGGATCCAGAATGGGTGGAGCGCCTTAAACAACTAGGTGAAACCGAACCGGCCTTTTCCACGGTGCGTCTGGAAGATGCCAGCCTGCTGGAGCGGTTAGACAAACAGGGGATCGAATACTCCGCCCGCCTGGAAAAAACCTGGTTGACTTCCCTGCTTTCCTGGCTATTGCCCATGCTGTTGTTGGTGGGCATCTGGATCTATTTCTTCAGGAAAATCGGGGCCGGGCCTGCCGGCGGGCTGATGACCATTGGTAAAAGTAAGGCCAAGATCTATGTGGAAGGCGAAACCAAGGTGACCTTCAAAGATGTTGCCGGGGTAGAGGAGGCGGAGGAAGAGCTTAAGGAAATAATCGAATTTTTGAAAAATCCGGCCAAATTTCAGGTATTGGGAGGCAAAATCCCTAAAGGCGTGCTATTGGTCGGACCCCCAGGCACCGGTAAGACCCTGCTGGCCCGAGCCGTGGCCGGGGAAGCCAAAGTTCCCTTTCTGAGTCTGACCGGCTCCGATTTTGTCGAAATGTTTGTCGGCGTCGGCGCGGCGCGGGTGCGCGATCTGTTTGCCCAGGCGCAGGAAAAGGCTCCTTGCATTATCTTTATTGACGAACTGGACGCCCTCGGCAAGGCTCGCGGGCTCAGTCCGATGGGAGGCCACGAAGAGCGGGAGAACACCCTGAACCAGCTACTCTCGGAAATGGATGGCTTTGATACCCGCAAAGGGGTAATCATCATGTCTGCCACCAATCGGCCGGAGATTCTGGACCCGGCGCTGATCCGCCCCGGACGTTTTGATCGCCAAATCCTGGTTGACCGTCCCAGTCTCAAGGGGCGGGAAGAGATCCTGAAAGTTCATACCGGGGGAGTCAAAATGGCCCCTGAAGTTGATCTGCATAAACTGGCGGCCCGGACCCCGGGGATGGTGGGGGCGGACCTAGCCAATATCGTCAACGAGGCGGCGCTGTTGGCTGCCCGCCGCAATAAGCCGGCCATTGAAATGGTCGATTTTGAAGAGGCCATCGATCGGGTGGTAGCCGGGCTGGAAAAACGCAACCGAATGATGAATCCGCGGGAAAAGGAGATTGTCGCCTACCACGAGACCGGCCATGCCCTGGTGGCGGAATCGCTGCCCACCACCGACCGGGTGCATCGGGTCTCGATTATCCCTCGGGGTATCGGGTCCTTGGGCTATACCATGCAACTGCCCACCGAAGATCGCTACCTGATGACTAAATCGGAGTTGGAAGATCGAATGGCCGTGCTCTTGGGGGGTCGAGTGGGCGAGGAACTGGTTTTCGATGAGGTTTCCACCGGGGCTCAGAACGATCTTTATCGGGCCACCGACATCGCCCGCAGTATGGTCCGGGAATATGGCATGAGTGAAAAACTGGGACCGGTTACCTTCGAACGGGAGCGTCGCCCCCTGTTCCTGCAGACGGTCTTACCGCCAGGTTCCAAAGACTACAGCGAAGGCACCGCCCAGGAAATTGACCGGGAAGTGAGCGCCTTGGTCGAAAAGGCGCACCATCGGGCCCGGGACATCCTGGAATCCAAGCGGGAGATCCTGGAAAAGGTAGCCAAAATTCTCTTGGAGAAGGAAGTGCTGGAAGGCGATGAACTGAGGGAACTGCTCAACTCCGTAGCCTGA